Within Anaerobranca californiensis DSM 14826, the genomic segment GATGTGTTAAAGAATTTAAAAATTTGCCAGTTAAAATAATTTTAGATGTAAAATTTGGACGCTGGTATTTAATTGCTTCTAACTTAAAGGGGGACTGTTTTTATACATACCCACTGCAAAGGATAAAGGAAATTAAAGTAATGGGTGAAAGTATAAAGCTTAATAAAGGTGATTTAAATGAAAGATATGAAAAATATTTTGCTAATTGTTGGCTTGTAGGGGGAAATAAAAGTACTTTTAAGGAAGTTAGAATTAAATTCACCTTAGACGATGATATAACGGAGAATTTTTTATTGGAAATGGTGAAAAGGGATATAGTTAATCCCCAAATAGAGTTAATAAATGAAAAGGAATTTATTCTAACAGTTTATTTATCAGATGTTAAAGAAATCAAACCATGGATAAAGGGGTTTAGCTATCGCTGTGAAGTGTTGCCCTCAACGGAACATTCCCTAAGGGAAGAATTACAAAGGGATTGGGAGGAGGTATTGTCTTTGTATGAAAGTCTTTAATCCAATAAACAGCAAAAGTTTCAGCGAAATAGTGGATTTGTTAAATTGCCAAAAAGGACAATACCTAACGGCGGAAGATATAAATAAAGTTAATGGCTTAACAACTAATATATTTCTTAAAATAGATGACAATAAATATTTGCCTTTAGTTTCAGGGAAATTGCCAATTGTTGTAACAACATTAGAAAAGTATTGGTTAAAACATGTTTTAAATGATCCCAAAAGTAAATTATTTCTTTCTGAAGAAACCTTTGATAAGTTAACGGAAAGGTTAAGGGATGTTCCTGATATCATTGCAAATAATTTAGTTGTAAAAAATAAAGGGAAAAAAGATAGTAAAATTACAGAAAAATTAACCCCTATTATAAAACTGATATTACAGGCTATTGAAGGGGAAAGGGGAGTTATATATAACTATCTCAACAAAAAAGGAGAAGAGATAAAAGGTAAAACAGGCATTCCGTTGAAAATAGAATATTCCGTTAAAGATGATATTTTTTATCTAATCTATTATTCTGTTGAAGAGAAAAAAATAGTTAAAGGAATTCTAGCCAATTTTACTATAATCAAAACCATTGATTTACCTGA encodes:
- a CDS encoding WYL domain-containing protein: MKVFNPINSKSFSEIVDLLNCQKGQYLTAEDINKVNGLTTNIFLKIDDNKYLPLVSGKLPIVVTTLEKYWLKHVLNDPKSKLFLSEETFDKLTERLRDVPDIIANNLVVKNKGKKDSKITEKLTPIIKLILQAIEGERGVIYNYLNKKGEEIKGKTGIPLKIEYSVKDDIFYLIYYSVEEKKIVKGILANFTIIKTIDLPEDFLAQGKRCFEEFIKNNIKKVTLEVYKANNGIERTFYLFSCFKRKSQYIKEEDRYILTIYYYFYEEMEVIHRILSLGKSVKVLSPGYIQGEVVKRIKKALEKYS